Proteins encoded in a region of the Diospyros lotus cultivar Yz01 chromosome 9, ASM1463336v1, whole genome shotgun sequence genome:
- the LOC127809809 gene encoding 23 kDa jasmonate-induced protein-like: protein MGCNVFGEPITDKLILRGMEEYEKYTVKQWERARAALEGKNEGDKDTKARQYVEKLRQEWGDRACTLCLIYNATGSNVVLVTTHDFHGRIGHGPYPIMIENGQWGAFLHGRTPQEYTGSSAAVVYRGKNREELPCDWMLAWSNPWDRFEWKNKAYTEIGEATRYQRTNDVWNTVSSNVNESGTYHSNMWNGCASYVSIGNDNAALLEAILTLKDAIDY, encoded by the exons ATGGGGTGCAACGTGTTTGGGGAGCCCATCACCGACAAATTAATCTTAAGAGGAATGGAGGAGTACGAGAAATACACGGTCAAACAGTGGGAGAGAGCTCGAGCGGCTTTAGAGGGGAAGAACGAAGGAGACAAGGACACCAAGGCTCGCCAGTATGTGGAGAAGCTCAGACAGGAATGGGGCGACAGAGCTTGCACGCTCTGCCTGATCTACAATGCCACTGGCAGCAATGTGGTGCTGGTAACCACACATGATTTTCACGGCCGCATCGGCCATGGCCCGTACCCGATCATGATCGAGAATGGCCAGTGGGGGGCGTTTCTGCACGGAAGAACTCCCCAGGAGTACACCGGCTCATCGGCCGCTGTCGTGTATCGGGGCAAGAACAGAGAGGAGTTGCCGTGTGACTGGATGCTGGCTTGGTCCAACCCCTGGGACAGATTCGAGTGGAAAAACAAG gccTACACGGAGATTGGTGAAGCTACCCGGTACCAAAGGACAAATGATGTTTGGAATACAGTGTCAAGTAACGTAAATGAGTCGGGCACTTATCATAGCAACATGTGGAATGGATGCGCGTCTTATGTCTCAATTGGGAACGACAACGCGGCCCTGCTCGAGGCAATTCTCACGTTGAAAGACGCGATAGACTACTGA